A single genomic interval of Prionailurus viverrinus isolate Anna chromosome A2, UM_Priviv_1.0, whole genome shotgun sequence harbors:
- the LOC125149973 gene encoding LOW QUALITY PROTEIN: putative gustatory receptor clone PTE01 (The sequence of the model RefSeq protein was modified relative to this genomic sequence to represent the inferred CDS: substituted 1 base at 1 genomic stop codon), whose protein sequence is MPIYLFPFSNPLFVFXRCQSYTEQNLTSVSEFFLTGLSDNPGLQPLLFGLFLSMYLVSVFGNLLIILVVSSDSHLHTPMYFFLSNLSLADIGFISTTVPKMIVDIQTQSRVISYVGCLTQMSFLILFGCMDGMFLTAMAYDRFVAISHPLHYSVIMNPHLCGFLVLVSFCVSLLDSQLHNLIVLQLTCFKDVEISNFFCDPSQLLNLACSDTFTNNVVRYFVGVISGFLPISGIFFSYYKIVSSILRIPSTGGKYKAFSTCGSHLSVVCLFYGTAIGVYLGSALLPSPRKDVVASVVYTVVTPMLNPFIYSLRNRDIKSALWRSLRRLG, encoded by the coding sequence ATGCCCATTTACTTGTTTCCTTTCTCCaaccctctttttgttttctaaaggtGTCAAAGCTACACAGAACAAAATCTAACAAGTGTCTCAGAATTCTTCCTCACGGGACTCTCAGATAATCCAGGACTGCAGCCCCTCCTCTTTGGGCTCTTCCTGTCCATGTACCTGGTCAGTGTGTTTGGAAACCTGCTCATCATCCTGGTTGTCAGTTCTGACTctcacctccacacccccatgtacttcttcctctccaacctGTCCTTGGCTGACATCGGATTCATCTCCACCACTGTCCCTAAGATGATTGTGGACATCCAAACTCAGAGCAGAGTCATCTCCTATGTGGGCTGCCTGACTCAGATGTCTTTTTTGATCCTTTTTGGATGTATGGATGGTATGTTTCTGACTGCAATGGCATATGACCGATTTGTGGCCATCTCTCATCCTCTACACTACTCAGTCATCATGAACCCACATCTCTGTGGCTTCTTAGTTTTGGTGTCCTTTTGTGTTAGCCTTTTGGACTCCCAGTTGCACAATTTAATCGTGTTGCAACTTACCTGTTTCAAGGATGTGgaaatttctaatttcttctgtGACCCTTCTCAACTCCTCAACCTTGCCTGCTCTGACACTTTCACCAATAACGTAGTCAGGTATTTTGTTGGTGTCATCTCTGGCTTTCTCCCTATCTCAGGGATCTTTTTCTCTTACTATAAAATTGTTTCTTCCATTCTGAGAATCCCATCAACAGGTGGGAAGTAcaaagccttctccacctgtggctCTCACCTGTCagttgtttgcttattttatggAACGGCTATTGGAGTATACCTTGGATCAGCACTGTTGCCTTCTCCCAGGAAGGATGTGGTGGCCTCAGTTGTGTACACCGTAGTCAcccccatgctgaaccccttcattTACAGCTTGAGGAACAGGGACATCAAGAGTGCCCTATGGAGGTCACTCAGAAGACTAGGATAA
- the LOC125149957 gene encoding olfactory receptor 18-like, translating to MSLHLFCLFNTLFLFKRCPIFMEPQNLTGVSEFFLMGLSDDLELQPLLFGLFLSMYLVTVLGNLLIILAVSSDPHLYTPMYFFLSTLSLADIGFSTTTIPKMLLNIQTHSRSITYAECLTQVSFFFLFGCLDNLLLAVMAYDRFVAICHPLHYPVIMNPCLCGFLVLVSFFSSLLDSQIHYLMVSQRTFCTSVEIHHFFCDAPQLLHLACSDTSINTILMYFVGAIFGGIPLSGILCSYTRIVSSILRVPSTGGKYKAFSTCGSHLSVVCLFYGTGLGVYLSSSVSPSPRKGAVASVMYTVVTPMLNPFIYSLRNKDIKRALWGIISRTD from the coding sequence ATGTCTCTacacttgttttgtttattcaacacTCTCTTCTTATTCAAGAGGTGTCCCATCTTCATGGAACCACAGAATCTAACTGGTGTCTCAGAATTCTTCCTCATGGGACTCTCAGATGACCTGGAACTACAGCCCCTTCTCTTTGGGCTGTTCCTGTCCATGTACCTGGTCACTGTGCTggggaacctgctcatcatcctgGCTGTCAGCTCTGACCCCCACCTCTAcacacccatgtacttcttcctttccacccTGTCCTTGGCTGACATTGGTTTCAGCACCACTACGATCCCCAAGATGCTGTTGAACATTCAAACACACAGTAGATCTATCACCTATGCAGAGTGCCTAACTcaggtgtcctttttttttctatttggatgTTTGGACAATCTACTCCTGGCTGTGATGGCATATGACAGGTTTGTGGCCATTTGTCACCCCCTGCACTACCCAGTCATCATGAACCCATGCCTCTGTGGCTTTTTGGTCCTCGTGTCATTTTTCAGCAGCCTTTTGGACTCTCAGATTCACTATTTGATGGTGTCACAACGTACCTTCTGCACAAGTGTGGAAATTCATCATTTCTTTTGTGATGCACCTCAGCTTCTCCACCTTGCCTGTTCTGATACCTCCATCAATACCATACTAATGTATTTCGTGGGGGCCATTTTTGGTGGCATTCCACTCTCAGGGATCCTTTGCTCTTATACCCGAATTGTTTCCTCCATTCTGAGAGTCCCATCAACAGGCGGGAAGTACAAAGCCTTTTCTACCTGTGGCTCTCACCTATcagttgtttgcttgttttacgGAACAGGTCTTGGGGTATACCTCAGTtcatctgtctccccctcccctaggAAGGGTGCAGTAGCCTCGGTGATGTACACTGTGGTCACCCCAatgctgaaccccttcatctacagcctgagAAACAAGGATATCAAGAGAGCACTGTGGGGGATTATCAGCAGGACAGACTAA
- the LOC125147962 gene encoding olfactory receptor 7D4-like, with protein sequence MEPRNETSVSEFLLLGFSQDSEHQPILFGLFLSMYLVTVLGNLLIILAVSSDSHLHTPMYFFLSNLSFADICFTSTTVPKMLVNIQTQSKSITYAGCITQMYFFMVFGGMDTFLLTVMAYDRFVAICHPLHYTVIMNPWLCGLLVLVSWFISLSYSLIQSLLMLRLSFCTNWVIPHFYCELAQALMLACSDTLVNHILQYMVTGLLGIVPFSGILFSYSRIASSILRIPSANGKYKTFSTCASHLSVVSLFYGTGLGVYLSSDASSWRGMIASLMYTVVTPMLNPFIYSLRNRDIKRALKDLGAILLIYNRQ encoded by the exons ATGGAACCAAGAAATGAAACGAGTGTTTCAGAATTTTTACTCCTGGGATTTTCCCAAGACTCAGAGCATCAACCCATTCTATTTGGGCTATTCCTGTCCATGTACCTGGTCACCGTGCTCGGGAATCTGCTCATCATCCTGGCTGTCAGCTCTGACTctcacctccacacccccatgtacttcttcctctccaactTGTCCTTTGCTGACATCTGCTTCACCTCTACCACCGTCCCTAAGATGCTGGTGAACATCCAAACACAGAGCAAATCCATCACCTATGCAGGCTGCATCACCCAGATgtattttttcatggtttttggAGGTATGGACACTTTTCTCCTCActgtgatggcctatgaccggTTTGTAGCCATCTGTCACCCCTTGCACTACACAGTCATCATGAACCCGTGGCTCTGTGGCCTCCTGGTTCTTGTGTCCTGGTTCATCAGCTTGTCATACTCCCTGATCCAGAGTCTCTTAATGTTGCGGCTGTCCTTCTGCACCAACTGGGTAATTCCACACTTTTACTGTGAACTTGCTCAGGCCCTCATGCTTGCCTGCTCAGACACATTGGTCAATCACATCCTGCAATACATGGTGACTGGCCTTCTTGGCATTGTTCCCTTCTCAGGGATCCTTTTCTCCTATAGCCGAATTGCCTCCTCAATCCTGAGAATCCCATCAGCTAATGGGAAGTATAAGACATTTTCCACCTGTGCATCTCACTTGTCTGTGGTTTCTTTGTTCTATGGGACAGGGCTTGGTGTGTATCTCAGTTCTGATGCATCTTCCTGGAGGGGCATGATTGCCTCATTGATGTACACCGTGGTCACCCCAATGCTCAATCCCTTCATCTACAGCCTACGGAACAGGGACATCAAGAGGGC CCTTAAAGACCTGGGAGCCATCCTTTTGATATATAATCGTCAATAA
- the LOC125149935 gene encoding LOW QUALITY PROTEIN: putative gustatory receptor clone PTE01 (The sequence of the model RefSeq protein was modified relative to this genomic sequence to represent the inferred CDS: substituted 1 base at 1 genomic stop codon), producing the protein MLSQLRNVATFPSRVNTLFVNCVHPKYSHTDGFLYTCFCYVNSHLFSKSCLCSVEPDNLTDVLEFLLLGFSDDPERQPLTFSLFLSMYVVTMLGNLLIILAVSSDSHLHTPMYVFLSVLSVADIGFTSTTVPKVISDIQTHNRVISHVGCLIQLSFFYLFGCLDSVLLTVMAYDRFVAICYPLYYPVIMNPRLCRLLILVSFLISLLDSQLQCLIVSQLTFCTNVEIPHFFCDPPQLLKLSCNDTSTKKIFMYFIGAIFGGIPVSGIVFSYTXILSSVLRVPSTGGKYKAFSTCGSHLSVVCLFYGTGLGVYLGSTVSHSPRKDAVASMMYAVVAPMLNPFIYSLRNRDIKRALQRLLNRTA; encoded by the coding sequence ATGTTGTCACAACTGAGAAATGTTGCCACATTTCCCTCAAGGGTGAATACTTTATTTGTGAATTGCGTGCATCCAAAGTATAGCCACACTGATGGATTCCTGTATACTTGTTTCTGTTATGTAAActctcatttattttccaaaagctGTCTCTGCTCTGTGGAACCAGATAATCTAACAGATGTGTTGGAGTTCCTCCTCCTGGGGTTCTCAGATGATCCAGAACGGCAGCCTCTAACCTTCAGCCTGTTCCTGTCCATGTATGTGGTCACCATGCTAGGGAATCTGCTCATCATCCTGGCTGTCAGCTCTGACTCCCACCTCCATACCCCCATGTATGTCTTCCTTTCCGTCCTGTCCGTGGCTGACATCGGTTTCACATCTACCACAGTCCCAAAGGTGATTTCGGACATTCAGACTCATAACCGAGTGATCTCCCACGTGGGCTGCCTGattcagttgtcttttttttatctttttggctGTTTGGACAGTGTACTCTTAACTGTGATGGCCTATGATCGATTTGTAGCTATTTGCTATCCTCTGTACTACCCAGTCATCATGAACCCCCGCCTCTGTCGCCTGCTGATTCTGGTGTCATTTTTGATCAGCCTACTGGACTCTCAGCTGCAATGCCTCATTGTGTCACAACTTACCTTCTGCACAAACGTGGAAATTCCCCATTTCTTCTGTGACCCTCCTCAACTCCTCAAGCTTTCCTGTAATGATACTTCCACcaagaaaatattcatgtattttattgGTGCCATCTTTGGTGGTATTCCAGTCTCAGGGATCGTTTTCTCTTATACATGAATTCTTTCCTCCGTTCTGAGAGTCCCATCAACAGGTGGGAAGTAcaaagccttctccacctgtggctCTCACCTGTCagttgtttgcttattttatggAACAGGTCTTGGGGTGTACCTGGGATCGACTGTCTCACATTCTCCCAGGAAGGATGCAGTGGCCTCCATGATGTATGCTGTGGTTGCTCCCATGCTGAATcccttcatctacagcctgaggaacaggGACATCAAGAGGGCCTTGCAGAGGCTCCTTAACAGAACAGCCTAG